The Toxorhynchites rutilus septentrionalis strain SRP chromosome 3, ASM2978413v1, whole genome shotgun sequence genome includes a region encoding these proteins:
- the LOC129775727 gene encoding N-alpha-acetyltransferase 20, with product MTTLRPFTCNDMFKFNKVNLDPLTETYCLSFYMQYLAHWPEYFQVAESPSGEIMGYIMGKAAGQGDYWHGHVTALTVSPDYRRLGLAATLMNFLEDVSEKKRCYFVDLFVRVSNKVAIDMYTKLGYIVYRTVIEYYVGDPDEDAYDMRKACSRDVHRKSVIPLTHPVRPDEVD from the exons atgaccaCTCTTCGGCCTTTCACTTGTAACGATATGTTCAAATTTAACAAAGT CAACCTCGACCCACTGACGGAAACGTATTGCCTCTCTTTCTACATGCAATACTTAGCCCACTGGCCGGAATACTTTCAGGTGGCGGAATCACCCAGTGGTGAAATAATGGGCTACATTATGGGCAAAGCGGCAGGTCAGGGCGATTACTGGCACGGCCATGTGACTGCATTGACAGTCTCGCCCGACTACCGGCGACTTGGACTGGCAGCAACACTAATGAACTTCCTGGAGGATGTCTCGGAAAAAAAGCGCTGTTACTTTGTCGATTTGTTCGTCCGCGTTAGCAACAAGGTGGCAATCGATATGTACACCAAGCTGGGTTACATAGTGTACCGGACCGTGATCGAGTACTATGTGGGTGACCCGGACGAGGATGCGTACGACATGAGGAAGGCATGCTCGAGGGATGTGCACCGGAAGTCTGTGATACCATTGACGCATCCCGTTCGGCCCGACGAAGTAGACTGA
- the LOC129775726 gene encoding protein crooked neck, producing the protein MEKPQKMPKVAKVKNKAPAEIQITAEQLLREAKERDLEILPPPPKQKISDAAELADYQQRKRKTFEDNLRKNRMVVSNWIKYAQWEESQKEIQRARSIWERAIDNEHRNITIWLKYAEMEMKNRQVNHARNLWDRAVTVMPRVNQFWYKYTYMEEMLENVAGARQVFERWMEWQPEEQAWQTYINFELRYKEIDRARQIYERFVMVHPEIKNWIKYSRFEESHGFINGARSVYERAIEFFGDDNADERLFIAFARFEEGQKEHDRVRVIYKYALEHLPKDRTPELYKAYTIHEKKYGDRSGIEDVIVSKRKFQYEQEVAENPTNYDAWFDYLRLVENESNLELIRETYERAIANVPPAKDKNLWRRYIYLWINYALYEELESEDMERTRQIYKTCLELIPHKVFTFSKIWLLYAQFEIRCKNLQIARKTLGMAIGMCPRDKLFRGYIDLEIQLREFDRCRILYEKFLEFGPENCITWMKFAELESLLGDTDRARAIYELAIQQPRLDMPELLWKSYIDFEVQQGEFELARQLYERLLERTTHVKVWMSYAKFEIAAENEDNINNVQLARRVYERANNCLKNAAEKETRVLILESWRDFEKENGDEESLQSVLSKMPRKVKKRQKIISESGVEEGWEEIFDFIFPEDEMAKPNLKLLAAAKNWKKQKEIPPAAAGVSAATEHTENNEGAGNAAES; encoded by the exons ATGGAAAAGCCACAGAAAATGCCCAAAGTGGCGAAG GTTAAAAACAAAGCTCCAGCGGAGATCCAGATCACCGCCGAGCAGCTGCTCCGTGAGGCGAAAGAACGTGATTTGGAAATTTTACCACCACCACCGAAGCAGAAAATCTCCGATGCCGCCGAACTGGCCGACTACCAGCAGCGGAAGCGCAAAACGTTCGAGGACAATTTGCGCAAAAACCGAATGGTGGTCAGCAACTGGATCAAGTATGCACAGTGGGAAGAATCGCAGAAGGAGATCCAGCGGGCGCGCTCGATCTGGGAACGGGCGATCGATAACGAGCATCGCAATATTACCATCTGGTTAAAGTACGCCGAAATGGAGATGAAGAACCGGCAGGTGAATCACGCCCGGAATTTGTGGGACCGGGCGGTCACCGTGATGCCAAGGGTTAACCAGTTCTGGTATAAGTACACGTACATGGAGGAGATGCTTGAGAATGTGGCCGGAGCTAGGCAGGTTTTCGAGCGTTGGATGGAGTGGCAGCCGGAGGAACAAGCGTGGCAAACTTATATCAACTTTGAGTTGCGGTACAAAGAGATTGACAGAGCGCGACAGATTTACGAGCGATTCGTGATGGTTCATCCGGAGATAAAAAATTGGATTAAATACTCTCGGTTTGAAGAGTCTCACGGATTTATCAACGGTGCACGATCGGTTTATGAGAGGGCGATTGAGTTCTTCGGAGATGATAACGCCGATGAACGGCTTTTCATTGCCTTCGCGAGGTTTGAAGAAGGTCAGAAAGAACATGATCGAGTTCGCGTCATCTATAAGTATGCTTTGGAACACTTACCCAAAGATAGAACTCCTGAACTGTACAAAGCGTACACAATTCACGAAAAGAAATACGGAGATCGGTCCGGAATCGAAGATGTTATTGTTTCCAAGCGAAAATTTCAGTACGAGCAAGAGGTTGCCGAGAATCCAACGAATTATGACGCATGGTTCGATTATCTGCGACTGGTTGAAAATGAATCGAACCTGGAACTCATTCGAGAAACGTACGAAAGGGCCATTGCCAATGTGCCGCCTGCGAAGGACAAAAATCTTTGGAGACGATATATCTATCTGTGGATTAATTACGCTCTGTATGAGGAGCTGGAATCAGAGGACATGGAGAGAACTCGACAAATCTACAAAACATGTCTGGAATTGATTCCACATAAAGTGTTCACATTCAGTAAAATTTGGTTACTTTACGCTCAGTTTGAAATTCGCTGCAAAAATTTGCAAATCGCCCGTAAAACCCTTGGCATGGCAATCGGGATGTGTCCACGTGATAAGCTATTCCGTGGTTACATTGATTTGGAAATTCAGCTGCGAGAATTCGACCGCTGTCGAATATTGTATGAGAAATTCTTGGAGTTTGGACCTGAGAATTGCATTACCTGGATGAAGTTTGCAGAACTGGAATCACTTCTCGGGGATACGGATCGTGCCAGAGCTATCTACGAACTGGCCATTCAGCAACCTCGCTTGGATATGCCAGAACTACTCTGGAAGAGTTACATCGATTTTGAGGTGCAACAGGGCGAATTCGAACTTGCTCGACAGTTGTACGAACGTCTGCTCGAAAGAACGACACATGTTAAAGTGTGGATGTCTTATGCTAAGTTCGAAATTGCTGCTGAAAATGAGGATAACATAAATAACGTCCAACTGGCACGACGAGTTTATGAGCGGGCCaataattgtttgaaaaatgcCGCTGAAAAGGAAACACGCGTTCTTATTCTCGAATCGTGGAGAGACTTTGAGAAAGAGAACGGAGACGAGGAAAGCTTGCAAAGTGTTCTTTCAAAGATGCCACGGAAAGTCAAGAAACGACAGAAAATCATTTCCGAGAGTGGCGTGGAGGAAGGCTGGGAAGAGATTTTCGATTTCATTTTCCCCGAAGACGAAATGGCTAAGCCTAATTTGAAACTGCTCGCCGCGGCAAAGAACTGGAAGAAACAGAAGGAAATTCCGCCGGCAGCCGCTGGAGTTTCAGCAGCGACGGAACATACAGAGAACAATGAAGGAGCGGGGAATGCAGCAGAAAGTTAA
- the LOC129778779 gene encoding protein giant: MMAQFMMDLKTDPRTSPSLYHPNSPKMHESYRPNSTDSGVLDLSKRRDSMETRKTPSPYNSFSEGGSPPLHSSPINPSSGLLLNYHAMQHQHQAFPAKVTLPYEPSSHLELRHSAPAEFHPTQAFHMAHPIIPKQEHIQQRPELASYLLQSGALQHQQFHRSPPTRNREVDSLSESGSEGHSAASNMKQVPMKQSNESNNGPYPMVIGRDGKLARPFKAYPRDPLSLASGFMTTDSILDNNSAEKYSLFRKRMLNQIHAANGGQPTVSNPKMRRLNKSLSDASETESVSEKMSDASERPQHHQQQQHQKTIATPLECSNPSEAVNSDECNSNGATGMVRDSAYYERRKKNNAAAKKSRDRRRIKEDEIAIRAAFLERENIELKFELAAARKQLALYGVATASS; encoded by the exons ATGATGGCCCAATTCATGATGGATTTGAAAACAG aTCCTCGAACCAGCCCTTCTTTATATCATCCAAACTCTCCAAAAATGCACGAAAGCTACCGTCCCAATTCAACCGATTCGGGTGTATTGGATTTATCCAAACGACGCGATTCGATGGAAACTCGCAAGACTCCATCTCCGTACAACAGTTTCAGCGAAGGAGGATCTCCACCGCTTCACAGCTCTCCAATTAATCCTTCCAGCGGTCTCCTATTGAACTACCACGCCATGCAACATCAACACCAAGCATTTCCAGCAAAAGTTACTTTACCTTATGAGCCATCGAGCCACTTAGAACTCAGACATTCTGCGCCGGCTGAGTTTCATCCCACGCAAGCGTTCCATATGGCGCACCCAATCATCCCGAAACAGGAACACATTCAACAGCGTCCGGAACTCGCTTCCTATCTACTCCAATCTGGAGCTTTGCAACATCAACAGTTCCATCGAAGTCCACCTACTCGAAACCGTGAAGTCGATTCTCTTTCAGAGTCCGGTTCCGAAGGCCACAGCGCTGCTTCGAACATGAAACAAGTTCCAATGAAACAATCAAACGAATCAAATAACGGCCCCTATCCAATGGTTATCGGCCGCGATGGAAAGCTTGCTCGTCCGTTCAAAGCATACCCCCGTGATCCTCTGAGCTTGGCGTCCGGTTTTATGACCACCGACTCCATTCTGGATAACAATTCCGCCGAAAAATACAGCCTCTTCCGCAAACGAATGCTTAATCAAATCCACGCCGCTAACGGGGGCCAACCAACGGTTTCCAATCCCAAAATGCGCCGCCTCAACAAATCCCTAAGCGATGCATCGGAAACCGAGAGCGTGTCGGAAAAAATGTCGGATGCAAGCGAACGACCACAGCACCACCAGCAGCAACAACACCAAAAAACAATCGCCACGCCCCTCGAATGCAGCAACCCGAGCGAAGCGGTAAACAGCGATGAATGTAACAGCAATGGCGCAACAGGAATGGTGCGAGACTCCGCCTACTACGAACGGCGGAAGAAAAATAACGCAGCGGCAAAGAAATCACGCGATCGCCGCCGCATCAAGGAAGACGAGATCGCCATTCGTGCCGCCTTCTTGGAGCGGGAAAATATTGAGCTTAAGTTTGAGCTGGCCGCCGCCCGGAAGCAACTGGCACTGTACGGAGTCGCCACGGCGTCGTCCTGA